The following are from one region of the Candidatus Trichorickettsia mobilis genome:
- the glmS gene encoding glutamine--fructose-6-phosphate transaminase (isomerizing): MCGIIAGISINNILPTLVSGLEKLEYRGYDSAGIAVLINNRPLIHTVKTVGKVNALKKLLSFKEELNSYIGIGHTRWATHGAPSVENAHPHGTERVAIVHNGIIENYSQLKQELQQLGYKFKSDTDTEVVANLLDYYLTLDVDAEAAAHQTISKLEGSFAVVFMFRDSQFLFAASKKNSLILGLADHGTYIASDVIAFGNMVSDVIYLEDGDKVIVKLDSYYIFDQDQNIAKRTTNKSLLLDEISKKDYPHFMLKEIHEQPIVLARTIDRYLKGKGLFALDIDWPHVDRIKILACGTAYYSGLVAKYWLEELTDINVDLEIASEYRYRAVASSKNGVTIVISQSGETLDTLEALRKAKADGQTIIAITNVEKSSIARISDYVLPIMVGAEIGVASTKAFLGQLMVLAGLSIDIGVKTGNLTSHKSETLTTLLLSVPTMIEEILLHCNNIKNIAMQIKDFKSALFIARGSLYPIALEGSLKMKELSYIHAEGYAGGELKHGAMALIDNNMPVIALIPHHAFLFDKMFSNLQEVIARGARVLSIISKDDADKVGDYSTWILPIPNCDQFIAPMIYTIPLQLLAYYTADLKGNDIDQPRNLAKSVTVE, translated from the coding sequence ATGTGCGGGATTATCGCCGGTATTAGTATTAATAATATTTTACCAACCTTAGTCAGTGGTTTGGAAAAATTAGAATATAGAGGCTATGATAGTGCCGGTATAGCTGTGCTAATAAACAATAGACCTCTTATACATACAGTCAAAACTGTTGGTAAAGTTAATGCTTTAAAAAAGCTACTCTCTTTCAAGGAAGAATTAAATAGTTATATTGGTATTGGTCATACCAGATGGGCAACTCATGGAGCACCAAGTGTAGAGAATGCTCATCCGCATGGAACAGAACGAGTAGCTATAGTCCATAATGGTATTATTGAGAACTATAGCCAATTAAAGCAGGAATTACAGCAGCTAGGCTACAAATTTAAGTCTGATACTGACACTGAAGTTGTTGCCAACCTCCTTGATTATTATCTTACATTAGATGTTGACGCTGAGGCTGCAGCTCATCAAACTATCAGTAAATTAGAAGGCTCGTTTGCAGTAGTTTTTATGTTTAGAGATAGTCAATTTTTATTTGCAGCCAGCAAAAAAAATTCATTGATATTAGGCCTGGCTGATCATGGTACTTATATTGCTTCTGATGTCATAGCATTTGGTAATATGGTTAGCGACGTTATTTATCTAGAAGATGGCGATAAAGTGATAGTCAAACTAGACTCTTATTATATTTTTGATCAAGATCAGAACATAGCTAAGCGTACTACCAATAAGTCATTATTGCTTGATGAAATATCTAAAAAAGATTACCCTCATTTTATGCTTAAAGAAATACATGAGCAACCAATAGTATTAGCCAGAACCATAGATAGATATTTAAAAGGAAAAGGGTTATTTGCTTTAGACATCGATTGGCCGCATGTTGATCGTATTAAAATACTAGCATGCGGCACTGCTTATTATTCAGGATTGGTGGCTAAATACTGGCTAGAGGAATTAACCGATATTAATGTTGATCTAGAAATTGCTTCTGAATATAGGTATCGCGCGGTAGCTAGTAGCAAAAATGGAGTCACAATAGTTATTTCACAGTCAGGAGAAACTCTAGATACACTCGAAGCACTTAGAAAAGCAAAAGCTGATGGACAAACTATCATCGCAATCACTAATGTAGAAAAAAGCTCGATTGCACGAATATCAGATTATGTATTACCAATAATGGTCGGCGCTGAAATTGGAGTTGCTTCGACCAAAGCTTTTTTAGGACAATTAATGGTACTAGCTGGCTTAAGCATAGATATAGGAGTAAAGACCGGTAATCTTACTAGTCATAAATCTGAAACCCTAACTACACTATTATTATCAGTTCCAACAATGATCGAAGAAATATTGTTACACTGTAACAATATTAAAAATATCGCCATGCAAATTAAAGATTTTAAAAGCGCTTTATTTATTGCTCGAGGTAGCTTATATCCTATTGCTCTTGAAGGTTCCCTAAAAATGAAAGAGTTATCATATATCCACGCCGAAGGCTATGCTGGTGGCGAATTAAAACATGGCGCAATGGCACTAATTGACAATAACATGCCAGTGATCGCTTTAATACCTCATCATGCTTTTTTATTTGATAAAATGTTTTCTAACCTACAGGAGGTAATTGCCAGGGGAGCGAGAGTATTATCTATTATAAGCAAAGATGATGCTGATAAAGTAGGCGATTATTCTACCTGGATACTACCAATCCCTAACTGCGACCAATTTATTGCGCCCATGATTTATACTATACCATTACAATTACTGGCGTATTATACCGCCGATTTAAAAGGAAATGACATAGATCAACCTCGTAATTTGGCAAAAAGCGTTACTGTGGAATAA
- a CDS encoding DapH/DapD/GlmU-related protein, with the protein MSNTIFFIDTEYSNQMIASRAIKQYAVDNITNYLVTTTISPHSIVFVKSNLIGLTDEIIDQFIKQKAEQEILVGVLANTACMVGISGKLRSTFLPNIQSFDEAINNEPIYNLDSHPLKLLNNMNKIIEFEQEIQNKLRQSAIDKGVFLQDPATTYLAFDTEFGNKVLVEPNVYFGTNVKLHDHVHIRAFSYLEKVEIESGAKIGPFARIRGDSRIGNNVKIGNFVEIKNSILDTASSAGHLSYIGDSIIGKNVNIGAGVVTCNYDGFKKHQTIIADDTFIGSNSSLIAPITIGTNSFIGAGSFINQNVPNSTFASGRSKQQMKPNRRK; encoded by the coding sequence ATGAGTAATACAATTTTTTTCATAGATACGGAATATAGCAATCAAATGATTGCGTCAAGAGCAATAAAGCAATATGCTGTGGATAATATTACTAATTATCTAGTTACTACCACGATATCTCCTCATAGTATAGTCTTTGTAAAATCTAATTTAATCGGTTTAACTGATGAAATTATTGATCAGTTCATAAAGCAAAAGGCAGAACAGGAAATTCTAGTAGGAGTATTAGCAAATACTGCGTGCATGGTCGGAATTAGCGGCAAATTACGGAGCACATTCTTGCCTAATATTCAATCTTTTGATGAGGCCATTAACAATGAACCAATCTACAATCTTGACTCTCATCCTCTAAAATTACTAAATAATATGAATAAAATTATCGAATTTGAACAGGAAATACAAAATAAATTACGACAAAGTGCGATTGATAAAGGAGTGTTCTTACAAGATCCTGCCACTACTTATCTAGCATTTGACACTGAATTTGGCAATAAAGTATTAGTTGAACCCAATGTTTATTTCGGTACTAACGTTAAGCTACATGATCATGTACATATTAGAGCTTTCTCTTACTTAGAAAAAGTAGAAATAGAAAGTGGCGCAAAAATTGGACCTTTTGCTCGAATACGTGGTGACAGTAGGATTGGAAATAATGTTAAAATAGGTAATTTTGTTGAAATAAAAAATTCTATACTGGATACCGCAAGTTCAGCAGGCCATCTATCCTATATTGGAGATAGCATCATTGGCAAAAATGTTAATATTGGTGCTGGTGTTGTTACCTGTAATTATGATGGCTTTAAAAAACACCAAACTATAATTGCAGATGATACATTTATCGGCTCGAACAGTTCATTAATTGCCCCAATCACTATTGGCACCAACTCGTTTATAGGAGCTGGTTCATTTATTAACCAGAATGTTCCGAATAGCACTTTTGCAAGTGGTCGCAGTAAGCAACAGATGAAACCAAATCGGAGAAAATAA
- the glmM gene encoding phosphoglucosamine mutase → MQKKYFGTDGIRGRSNTNIITPEIMIKLAMATAVACGFSEKRSTKPTIVIGKDTRLSGYMLEFALTSGFISMGVNIVLVGPIPTPAISMLIRSLRADLGMMISASHNPYYDNGVKFFDSSGYKMDAALENKIEQLMSTDLSEYVAHYNDLGKAVKLEDARGRYIEHVKYSFPHIHKLDGIKIVVDCANGAAYDVAPKVFHELGAEVIACGINPNGFNINHQCGVLDAKELAKKVVEHKADLGIALDGDADRILIIDENGQAIDGDQIIAALADYLSAMNHGLKNNTVVTTIMSNMGLELYLNSIGISLVRTNVGDKHVAQKMRELECNLGGEQSGHIIIGANEATGDGIKVALQVLAMYKIAQNIPISQLLNKFTPVPQFTHNIYYDHKYYGQQNLICKDRIENITRLYQKIYAKEARIIIRKSGTEPIIRLMVESIDSALAKNLLSNIRIEVEKELNLD, encoded by the coding sequence ATGCAAAAGAAATATTTTGGCACTGACGGAATCAGAGGTAGGAGTAATACCAATATTATTACTCCCGAAATCATGATTAAACTTGCGATGGCTACTGCTGTAGCTTGTGGTTTTTCAGAAAAAAGATCAACTAAACCTACTATAGTAATTGGAAAAGACACCAGACTATCAGGTTATATGTTAGAATTTGCTTTAACCTCTGGTTTTATTTCAATGGGAGTTAATATAGTATTAGTAGGACCAATCCCTACTCCAGCCATATCAATGTTGATCAGAAGTTTACGAGCAGATTTAGGAATGATGATCTCAGCATCACATAATCCATATTATGATAATGGGGTTAAATTTTTTGACTCCTCTGGTTATAAGATGGATGCAGCATTAGAAAATAAGATTGAACAATTAATGTCTACTGATTTATCAGAGTATGTGGCTCATTATAATGATTTGGGCAAGGCGGTAAAACTAGAAGATGCACGTGGTCGTTATATCGAGCACGTGAAATATTCATTTCCACATATTCATAAGTTAGATGGTATTAAGATAGTAGTTGATTGCGCCAATGGCGCTGCTTATGATGTTGCTCCCAAAGTATTCCATGAACTTGGAGCGGAAGTAATTGCTTGTGGAATCAATCCTAACGGTTTTAACATAAATCATCAATGTGGTGTCTTGGACGCAAAAGAGCTAGCTAAAAAGGTAGTAGAACATAAGGCAGATTTAGGCATCGCGTTAGATGGAGATGCTGACCGGATTCTAATAATAGATGAGAATGGACAAGCTATAGATGGAGATCAGATTATTGCCGCACTTGCCGATTATTTATCAGCTATGAATCATGGGTTAAAAAACAATACGGTAGTGACTACAATTATGTCAAATATGGGGCTTGAGCTTTATTTAAATTCCATTGGTATTAGTCTTGTGCGCACAAATGTTGGAGATAAACATGTGGCCCAAAAAATGCGTGAACTTGAGTGTAATTTAGGTGGTGAACAATCTGGTCATATTATCATTGGTGCAAACGAAGCTACAGGTGATGGTATTAAGGTAGCTCTGCAAGTGCTGGCAATGTATAAAATTGCGCAAAATATTCCAATTAGTCAATTACTCAATAAATTCACTCCGGTACCGCAATTTACTCATAATATATATTATGATCATAAATATTATGGCCAACAAAATCTTATTTGCAAAGATAGGATAGAAAACATCACTAGATTGTACCAAAAAATTTATGCCAAAGAAGCCAGGATTATAATACGTAAATCTGGTACTGAACCCATTATCCGCTTAATGGTTGAAAGCATCGACTCAGCACTTGCAAAAAATCTGTTGTCAAATATCCGAATTGAAGTTGAGAAAGAATTAAACCTTGATTAG
- a CDS encoding mechanosensitive ion channel family protein yields the protein MEEIYNILNLIGRNLHEIWHYTILTISGNSVRVSNIIMAIALFLAGFKYSGHFSKYVKNCIKSKINSDKDAANAIEKLILYTALCIYVVTILEIAHVPLKTFAFIGGALAIGIGLGAQSIIGNFISSLIIMIERPLKIGDIVEMEGVLGTVTSVGARCVVLNTFSNVEVLVPNSKLMQNSLVNWTLTNSAIKHQVEISTPKTSKFNYQEFIRALKTVIDNLEFAHQHTDETEIYLTKIDSHQFTFLINFYCNIAQFQNPEYVKGTLNIALLEHLKDYEFTVVYPKIVELKPLSDKSDKTPGD from the coding sequence ATGGAAGAAATATATAATATTCTGAATCTTATTGGCAGGAATTTACATGAAATTTGGCACTACACTATACTGACAATATCAGGTAATAGCGTCAGAGTATCTAACATAATCATGGCGATAGCTCTTTTTTTGGCTGGATTTAAATATTCCGGACATTTTTCAAAATATGTAAAAAATTGCATAAAATCTAAAATTAATTCGGATAAAGATGCAGCCAATGCTATCGAAAAACTTATATTATATACGGCATTATGTATTTATGTCGTAACAATTTTAGAAATCGCTCATGTTCCGCTCAAAACTTTTGCATTTATAGGCGGCGCACTTGCAATAGGTATTGGTCTCGGTGCTCAATCAATAATCGGCAATTTCATTAGCAGCTTGATTATCATGATCGAGCGGCCTTTGAAAATAGGAGATATAGTTGAAATGGAAGGAGTGCTAGGCACTGTGACTTCAGTAGGAGCGCGCTGTGTTGTACTAAATACATTTTCCAATGTTGAAGTATTAGTACCAAACAGCAAACTTATGCAAAACAGCTTGGTAAATTGGACATTAACTAATAGTGCAATAAAACATCAAGTAGAAATTTCTACTCCGAAAACAAGCAAATTTAATTATCAAGAATTTATTAGAGCTCTTAAAACAGTAATAGATAACTTAGAATTTGCTCATCAACACACTGATGAGACAGAAATATATCTTACCAAAATAGATAGCCACCAATTTACATTCTTAATTAATTTTTATTGTAATATAGCACAATTTCAAAACCCAGAATATGTAAAGGGAACGCTAAATATAGCTTTATTAGAACATCTCAAAGATTACGAATTTACTGTAGTCTACCCAAAAATTGTGGAATTAAAACCTTTGTCTGACAAAAGCGATAAAACTCCTGGAGATTAA
- a CDS encoding LptF/LptG family permease: MFNYRTLSFYIFQLYYRSFGIISGILVGMLLLSNAFDILQRFKSTYIPSSLFWRLMLYKIPYLINEISVLISFIAMLFFLRRITKYNELVIILCNGIPLWRLLLIPIMATLLLGIFIITVINPLGIYGLMKYEQIETKLTKRKYNNLTISQFGIFFFEEYDNSNRIIQTKSLNPTTHEMHDVIMLFVDDRNRFIKRIDAPHVKLDNNVFQLTEPKVITNNTTEAYVNLVIPTSLSMNSLINSFISPEMISFWELPTVINTLLKAGLPVVNYQLHYYKQLFKPLMMAATAILSCCFLSLRTRDNSHKKMVVNGILLGFTSYAAMEIILRILAYNGLKPLLAVLLPICLMIFIGSFIILHLYEA, encoded by the coding sequence ATGTTCAATTATAGAACGCTATCTTTCTATATTTTCCAATTATATTATAGATCCTTTGGTATAATCAGTGGTATTCTAGTCGGTATGTTACTGTTATCGAACGCTTTTGATATACTCCAAAGATTTAAATCAACTTATATACCATCTTCATTATTTTGGCGATTAATGTTATATAAAATACCTTATCTTATCAATGAGATCTCGGTATTAATAAGTTTTATTGCTATGCTTTTCTTTTTAAGAAGGATAACCAAATACAATGAATTGGTAATTATTTTGTGTAATGGTATACCGTTATGGCGATTGTTGTTGATTCCAATTATGGCAACGTTGTTATTAGGTATATTTATTATAACAGTAATAAATCCGTTGGGAATATATGGACTCATGAAATATGAGCAAATAGAAACAAAATTAACTAAAAGAAAATATAATAATCTTACGATCTCTCAATTTGGGATTTTCTTTTTTGAAGAATATGATAATTCCAATCGCATTATTCAAACTAAATCACTTAACCCAACAACTCATGAAATGCATGACGTAATAATGTTATTTGTTGATGATAGAAATCGTTTTATTAAAAGAATAGATGCTCCTCATGTTAAATTAGACAATAACGTATTTCAATTAACAGAACCAAAGGTAATCACTAATAATACTACTGAAGCTTATGTAAATCTTGTAATTCCAACAAGTTTATCGATGAATAGCTTAATCAATAGTTTTATTTCTCCTGAAATGATTTCATTTTGGGAATTGCCAACGGTAATTAACACTTTATTGAAGGCGGGATTGCCGGTGGTTAATTATCAACTACACTATTATAAACAATTGTTTAAGCCATTAATGATGGCAGCTACAGCAATTTTATCGTGCTGCTTTCTGAGTTTAAGAACACGGGATAATTCTCATAAAAAAATGGTAGTAAATGGAATTTTGTTGGGCTTTACATCTTATGCTGCAATGGAAATTATATTACGAATATTGGCTTATAATGGGCTTAAGCCTCTTCTTGCTGTATTATTACCTATTTGTTTAATGATATTTATTGGGAGCTTTATTATTTTACATTTATATGAAGCTTGA